In a single window of the Chondrocystis sp. NIES-4102 genome:
- a CDS encoding metallophosphoesterase, with amino-acid sequence MNKYIIIVVVIIAIIGILNVRIPVKPNAEEIKSHPAYAWGYGQHIFERIDQGSPQYQWLEQQLQSEAFKQAKYKIVMLHHPPHTLGGNIVPPYTDPQPKVNYTDKGEIESRYYEYPIQDDYLIRDVIPLLESAGVQLVYYGHSHLWNRFQSPGGMHFLESSNVGNSYGAHLGDNNRPIPPYSPENYALTGDPNGLDPIVPTLDPLTDTAGQPLPYIASNEITVFSIFDTQTGIVSSYRYDTRQPNSAVVKFDEFSLN; translated from the coding sequence ATGAACAAATACATAATTATAGTTGTAGTAATAATAGCTATTATAGGGATTTTAAATGTCCGTATCCCAGTTAAACCTAATGCCGAAGAAATTAAATCACATCCAGCTTATGCTTGGGGTTATGGACAACATATTTTTGAAAGAATCGATCAAGGTAGCCCCCAGTATCAGTGGTTAGAACAACAATTGCAAAGTGAAGCTTTTAAACAAGCGAAATATAAAATAGTGATGTTGCATCATCCCCCCCATACATTAGGAGGTAATATTGTTCCGCCTTATACTGATCCTCAGCCTAAAGTTAATTACACAGATAAGGGAGAAATAGAGTCACGTTATTATGAATATCCCATCCAAGATGACTATCTAATTCGCGATGTCATACCTTTGTTGGAGTCGGCAGGAGTACAGTTAGTATATTACGGACATTCCCATTTATGGAATCGTTTTCAAAGTCCTGGGGGAATGCACTTTTTAGAATCATCTAATGTTGGCAATAGTTATGGGGCGCATTTAGGAGACAATAATAGACCAATACCTCCTTATAGCCCAGAAAATTATGCCCTTACGGGTGATCCTAATGGTTTAGATCCAATTGTACCTACTTTAGACCCGTTGACTGATACTGCTGGACAACCTCTACCTTATATCGCCAGTAACGAAATTACCGTTTTTAGTATTTTTGACACTCAAACTGGCATAGTTAGCAGTTACCGTTATGATACTCGCCAACCTAATTCGGCAGTGGTTAAATTTGATGAGTTTAGTCTTAACTAA